The genome window CCCGCGTAGAAAAGGTCCGGGTCAAGATATATCTGGCCGTCGGTGATGGAAATAACGTTTGTCGGGATATAACCGGAAACGTCGCCGGCCTGGGTTTCGACAATCGGCAAAGCGGTCAAAGAGCCTCCGCCCAATTCCGCGGATAATTTCGCCGCTCTTTCAAGCAGCCTTGAATGCAGGTTGAAAATATCACCCGGGTAAGCCTCGCGTCCGGGCGGGCGCCGCAGGAGCAAAGATAGCTGGCGGTAAGCCTGGGCATGCTTGGAAAGATCGTCATAGATAACCAGGGCATGCTTGCCTTTATCGCGCAGGTATTCGCCCATAGCGCATCCGGCATAAGGCGCGATATAAAGAAGCGGAGCCGGGTCGCTGGCGCTGGCCGCCACGACCGTGGTGTATTTCATCGCTCCGTATTTTTCAAAGGTATTGACAATTGACGCAATGGTCGAAGCTTTTTGCCCGATGGCGACATAAATACAAACCACATCGCCGTCTTTCTGGTTAAAAATAGTATCAATAGTCAAAGCGGTCTTGCCGGTTTGGCGGTCGCCGATAATAAGCTCGCGCTGGCCGCGGCCGATTGGGATCATTGAATCAATCGCTTTCCATCCGGTCTGGAGCGGCTCTTTCACCGGCTGGCGCTGGACGACATTAGGAGACCCGCCTTCAAGCGGATAGCGATGCTCGGTGACAATCGGGCCTTTGCCATCAAGCGGCTGGCCAAGCGCATCAACTACCCGGCCGATAAGCGCTTCCCCGACCGGTATTTCCATCACACGCCCCGTGCATTTAACCTGGTCACCTTCACGGATAATAGTATCATCACCCAAAACCACGCAACCAACGCTGTCTTCTTCCAGATTAAGCGCCATTCCGTAAATAGACTCCCTGTTTTCCTTGCTGCCGCCTGACGGGATAAATTCAACCAGCTCGGAGGACATAACTTTTTCCAACCCGTAAACACGGGCAATACCGTCGCCCACTTGAAGCACGGTCCCTACGTTTTCCATTTTAAGGGCGCTTTCATATTTGGAAATTTCTTTCTGGAGAATAGAACTGATTTCTTCCGGTTTAAGTTTCATATAATCGATCTCCTTTCAGAACGCTTATGTCTATATCTTGCCGTCATTGCCAGCAGTTAGTATAACTTGCTTAGCGCGTTTTATACGCCGATATACGATAATGAAAAGCACCGCGACAACAACAGCAATAAAAAGCACTATTTTAACATCAGAGATAAAGAAAGCAATCGCTTTTATATGGGCGCTGAAATAATAACCAACCCAAACCAAAAAGGGAACGCTTATCAGGGCGGCCAGGAAATCCATTACGAAAAATCTGCTTACTTTCATGCGATA of Planctomycetota bacterium contains these proteins:
- a CDS encoding F0F1 ATP synthase subunit alpha, with the translated sequence MKLKPEEISSILQKEISKYESALKMENVGTVLQVGDGIARVYGLEKVMSSELVEFIPSGGSKENRESIYGMALNLEEDSVGCVVLGDDTIIREGDQVKCTGRVMEIPVGEALIGRVVDALGQPLDGKGPIVTEHRYPLEGGSPNVVQRQPVKEPLQTGWKAIDSMIPIGRGQRELIIGDRQTGKTALTIDTIFNQKDGDVVCIYVAIGQKASTIASIVNTFEKYGAMKYTTVVAASASDPAPLLYIAPYAGCAMGEYLRDKGKHALVIYDDLSKHAQAYRQLSLLLRRPPGREAYPGDIFNLHSRLLERAAKLSAELGGGSLTALPIVETQAGDVSGYIPTNVISITDGQIYLDPDLFYAGVRPAINVGISVSRVGGSAQIPAMKQIAGKLKLDLAQYRELAAFSQFASDLDKATQAQLTRGERLVEILKQPQYQPMPVEDQIVIIFAGTNGYLDNLPMNEVTPFINGLDLFIKEKHPGIREAIRKTKKLEEQTVNNIKKAIDEYSQTLKK